In Streptomyces nodosus, one DNA window encodes the following:
- a CDS encoding OmpA family protein → MASARTAFTALGLLTALTLTGAPSAAADDDPSAPPGTVTTSPPPSVDPASPGLKLADGARLAPAKVLDIKSVVEDLGGEERREDTNENVTFALQAEVLFPKDSSKLNPEARSRIDAIAEEAKKQNATNIRVFGFTDDLGSYAHGLTLSKKRAEAVHDLLAGSLGPNVTFEVRGYSEDYPIADNSTEEGRRKNRRVEVSFPRGGAGGAGAPEGAGTGMSAG, encoded by the coding sequence GTGGCCTCCGCCCGCACCGCCTTCACCGCACTCGGTCTCCTCACCGCCCTCACCCTGACCGGCGCCCCCTCGGCCGCGGCCGACGACGATCCCAGCGCGCCCCCCGGCACCGTCACCACCTCCCCGCCCCCCTCCGTCGACCCCGCCAGCCCCGGGCTGAAGCTCGCCGACGGGGCGCGCCTCGCTCCCGCCAAGGTGCTGGACATCAAGTCGGTCGTCGAGGACCTCGGCGGCGAGGAGCGGCGGGAGGACACCAATGAGAACGTCACCTTCGCGCTCCAGGCGGAGGTGCTGTTCCCCAAGGACAGCTCCAAGCTGAACCCGGAGGCGCGCTCCCGTATCGACGCCATCGCGGAGGAGGCGAAGAAGCAGAACGCGACGAACATCCGCGTCTTCGGCTTCACGGACGACCTGGGCTCCTACGCCCACGGCCTGACGCTCTCCAAGAAACGCGCCGAGGCGGTCCACGACCTGCTGGCCGGGAGCCTCGGCCCGAATGTCACCTTCGAGGTGCGTGGCTACAGCGAGGACTACCCGATCGCCGACAACTCCACCGAGGAGGGCCGCCGCAAGAACCGTCGCGTGGAGGTGTCGTTCCCGAGGGGAGGAGCGGGTGGTGCCGGCGCCCCGGAGGGTGCCGGCACGGGAATGTCCGCCGGCTGA